In one Rhopalosiphum padi isolate XX-2018 chromosome 3, ASM2088224v1, whole genome shotgun sequence genomic region, the following are encoded:
- the LOC132925641 gene encoding zinc finger BED domain-containing protein 4-like translates to MASSTNQLYKKRSNVWNHFTLTNGNMAKCNYCNEKKSFSGGSTGNLLRHIKTKHVTVPLQRSTPQVAEESNSEYLDNPQPSTSASQSTSAIVHSSTTFSSSIIQNKNSYQSSIANFIHRPLPLCKSVSIDHQLIKMIVKEYHPFSIVEDKEFRKLLNMLSPNYIIPSRKTVSNSLLPQMYEMVVQRVKDKLKNVSAVCLTTDGWTSRNNESFLAVTAHFIDPDNVTELSSVLLACTSFEDSHTADNLALFLKNTVDEWGLSQRITVVVSDNAANIKSAIEKCNWRRLSCFAHDINLIVHCGLGKIEPVVTKIKDIVSYFKRSSRALAKLQEYQKQTGNPILKLKQDCPTRWNSTFDMFDRILRIKEPIIATLAILNNTELNSLTPNEWQVVDKSKELLKIFYDATVEISAEKNISISKKIIMVRAMFKVTQTFINDTNLPREVLNMANTLKEKMMIRFDRIEDNLLNEDKYNRTISQLRNKLQSSIRTEQLDLPQQSSSSTPQYSNSAIWGDFDKSVVNAID, encoded by the exons ATGGCTTCATCAACAAATCAATTGTACAAAAAACGTAGCAATGTGTGGAATCATTTCACACTTACAAATGGGAATATGGCAAAATGCAACtattgtaatgaaaaaaaaagtttttctgGGGGATCAACAGGCAATCTTTTAAGGCACATAAAGACAAAGCATGTCACAGTTCCACTGCAAAGATCAACACCACag GTAGCAGAGGAATCAAACTCTGAGTACCTTGACAATCCACAACCATCGACATCCGCTTCTCAATCTACATCTGCAATAGTTCATTCTTCTACAACATTTTCGTCTtcaataattcaaaacaaaaatagttatcAATCATCTATAGCAAATTTCATTCATCGACCTCTGCCATTGTGTAAATCTGTATCAATTGAccatcaattaataaaaatgatagtaaaAGAGTATCACCCCTTTAGCATAGTCGAAGATAAAGAATTcagaaaattattgaatatgctGTCCCCTAATTACATAATTCCTTCAAGAAAAACAGTTTCTAATAGTTTATTGCCCCAAATGTATGAGATGGTTGTCCAAAGagtaaaagataaattaaaaaatgtatctgcAGTATGTCTTACAACTGATGGATGGACATCAAGGAATAATGAAAGTTTTTTGGCAGTAACTGCTCATTTCATAGATCCAGATAATGTCACTGAATTATCTTCAGTTTTGTTAGCATGTACTAGTTTTGAAGATAGTCATACAGCTGATAATTTAgctttgtttttgaaaaataccgTAGATGAGTGGGGATTGAGTCAGCGTATAACTGTTGTAGTATCAGACAATGCTGCAAATATTAAAAGTGCAATTGAAAAATGCAATTGGAGACGGTTGTCATGTTTTGCGCATGATATCAATTTGATTGTTCATTGTGGATTGGGTAAAATTGAGCCTGttgtaacaaaaattaaagacaTTGTATCTTACTTTAAAAGAAGTTCTCGTGCATTAGCTAAATTGCAGGAATATCAAAAACAAACCGGAAATccaattttaaagttgaaacaaGATTGCCCAACACGGTGGAACTCAACTTTTGATATGTTCGATAGAATATTGAGAATAAAGGAGCCAATAATTGCAACATTAGCCATTTTAAACAACACCGAATTAAATTCACTTACTCCAAATGAATGGCAAGTTGTAGATAAATCAAAAGAGttgttgaaaattttttatgatgcCACTGTTGAAATAAgtgcagaaaaaaatatttcaatatcaaaaaaaataattatggtaaGAGCTATGTTTAAAGTTACACAGACATTTATAAATGACACAAATTTACCCAGAGAAGTGCTGAATATGGCCAATACTTTAAAAGAAAAGATGATGATTAGGTTTGACAGAATTGAAGACAATTTACTTAATGAGGACAAATATAATAGGACTATATCCCAACTTCGTAATAAATTACAAAGCAGCATAAGAACAGAGCAGTTAGATTTACCTCAACAGTCATCTTCTTCAACACCTCAGTATTCCAACTCGGCCATCTGGGGAGATTTTGACAAGTCTGTGGTTAATGCTATCGATTGA